GATTTCTTGTCTGGCTTTTCGCAGCTCACTGGCATTTAATTTTCTCATATTTCTTCCTGCAATATGGATGTCACCAGAGGATGGCTGCTCCAATCCGTTTAAAAGACGAATCAAGGTACTTTTTCCTGCTCCACTGTACCCAATAATGCCAAAGATTTTCCCTGGGTCAATCGTTAAGTTGACACCATCGACCGCTTTTAAAGGCCCTTGCGATGTTTTAAATACTTTTTTCAGCTTTTCAATCTGAATCAACTCATCCCACCTGCTTTCTGCTCGTGTTCCAATGTAAAGAAGAAAAAGAGCGATATATGCCTCCGCCCTTTTCCCCTGTATTGCGTTAAAATCAAATGTTAGACGTAGCAATGCGCACGTTTTTTCTCTCATTACTAAGATACCGTGTGCGCTATATAAGCTCAAAAGATTTTCGCATGTGGGATGAAAATTGTCAATAACAAAAGCCTTTTTTAACAGAAGTGTCAGAAGCTCCCGCCTGTTCGTAAAAACCGTGTTAGACGAGTGACAACGATTTATTTGTTCGTTGTTTTTGCAGCCTCTTGAAGTGCTTGATCCAAATCGGCAATGAGATCGTCTATGTGCTCAATTCCAACTGACAAACGAATGAGATCCTCAGAAGCACCTGACTTTTGCAAATCTTCGTCTGACAGCTGTTGATGCGTCGTGCTCGCTGGATGAATAATTAAGCTTTTTGCATCGCCAACGTTTGCAAGATGTGACCAGAGCTGCACGGAATTAATGCATGCTGCACCTGCGTCGCGCCCACCTTTGATTCCGAAAACGATCACAGAGCCTGCACCATTAGGCATGTACTTCTCAGCTAAGGTCCGGTCAGGATGCTCCTCATGTTCAGGATATCGAATCCAGGTCACAAGCGGATGATTTTCTAAGAACCGAACCATCTTTCTCGTATTTGCAACATGTTCTTTCATTCGGACAGTAAGTGTCTCTAACCCAAGAGCCAATTGAAAAGCATTAAACGGACTAATGGCTTGCCCCATATCTCTCAAAAGCTGCACTCTTGCTTTCATGACAAAAGCCAGTGGCCCTAAATCTTTAGCGTAGACGAGACCGTTATAACTTTCATCAGGCTCAATGAAACCAGGGAACTTGTCCGAATTCCAATCGAAAGTCCCACCATCAACGAGGACGCCACCTAGATTTGTACCATTTCCACCGATCCATTTTGTTGCTGAGTGGACGACGATGTCAGCCCCATGCTCAATCGGACGGTGTAAATACGGGGTAGGAAATGTGTTGTCAACAATCAGTGGGAGACCATGTTTATGAGCAACGTTTGATACTTTTTCGGTATCTAAAATGACGAGGCTAGGGTTTCCAATGGATTCGGCAAACACAGCCTTTGTATTTTCATTAATGGCCGCTTCCAATTCTTCTGTATTATTCACATCAATAAACTTGGTTTTAATTCCGTAACGTGGGAGGGTAACCGCAAATAAATTATACGTACCGCCATACAATGCTGTGGAGGCAATAATTTCATCACCACTGCCAGCCAAGTTTAAGATTGCTGTTGTAATCGCAGCCATCCCACTTGATAAAGCGAGTGCGCCAACGCCTTTTTCCAGAGCAGCCATGCGCTCTTCAAAAGCAGTGACTGTTGGATTATGTATGCGAGTATAAATATACCCTTCTTCCTTCAGTCCAAATAAACCAGCAGCGTTATCTGTATCTTTAAATTGATAAGCGTTCGACAAATAAATTGGTAATGCTCGAGCCCCTGTAGCAGGATCTGCTTGCAAGCCAGCGTGAACACTCAGTGTCTCAAAACGATATGAATTTTTTGTCATTTTTTGTGTTCCTCCTTGAAAGAAATAGAATAAGCGCGATAAAAACGATAATTCAGAGGGAATTTATCGAATTTTATCACGCTTTTATGGAGAGGTCAATGTTCCCCTCTATTTCCCAGGCAATGATTATTGCATATTTTGGAGTTCTACAGCTTCGTTATCTGAGGATAAATTATCTTTTTCCTGCGGTAGTAACTTCGCATCTTTTGGAAAACTCGCCACCGATTCAGGCCATTTTACTGTTGGACTGGCAGCAATCTGCTCTTTAATTTGCTTAAATGAAGAAGCCCGGACATCATCAAGCGTCATTTGATTTTCCAGACTTTCATACAATACATACTTCCCAGGAGAAACACTTTGTTGCAACGCTTTTTCTCGATGCGCTAAATTCGTCTGCAGTGCCGTCACTGACCATTCATTGTTGTCAGCAGATGCAAGCAGTCTTATTTCTTCATGAATTTCCTGCCGTAATTGTTTTGTTTGTTCTGGGAGTATTCCATCTGCGACTGTTAAAGAAACGAGCATGTCCGATCGAGGATTGACTTGCCCCGTTTTCTTAGAAGCAGACAAAAAGTTTTTGACAAACAAAGAAAACGGAATGAATGGCTCAAACTGAAGGTTCTGTATAAAAGAATCCTCTATAGTGGAGATCGGCGACCAAGAAATGACCTCCATCGATTCATTTAATGAAGCCTCCAAACTCCAGTTCATATCAAAACTAACATAGGCAGCGATGGAATCATCGTACATCGTATGGGTAATAGGAATACGCACAATCCATAAGCTGGCCATAATGAGAAATACGATAGATGCGAAAGGAAGCCAAGGAGACCATTTGTGCCTGTTTGGCACGTCAATTTCGTCACCTAGATGGAAATTTCCTTTAACGATCACACGGCGAAAGGCTCCGTCACGAGTGAGGATAATGGTTTTCTTCCCTTTCTTATCGACCACAATCCCTTTCGTCAACGCTCCCCCTCCTTTCCTAAGACGAATTACGAATCAATATAGGACTGGAGCGCGTGATA
Above is a genomic segment from Litoribacterium kuwaitense containing:
- a CDS encoding anti-sigma factor domain-containing protein, producing the protein MTKGIVVDKKGKKTIILTRDGAFRRVIVKGNFHLGDEIDVPNRHKWSPWLPFASIVFLIMASLWIVRIPITHTMYDDSIAAYVSFDMNWSLEASLNESMEVISWSPISTIEDSFIQNLQFEPFIPFSLFVKNFLSASKKTGQVNPRSDMLVSLTVADGILPEQTKQLRQEIHEEIRLLASADNNEWSVTALQTNLAHREKALQQSVSPGKYVLYESLENQMTLDDVRASSFKQIKEQIAASPTVKWPESVASFPKDAKLLPQEKDNLSSDNEAVELQNMQ
- a CDS encoding O-acetylhomoserine aminocarboxypropyltransferase/cysteine synthase family protein, with the translated sequence MTKNSYRFETLSVHAGLQADPATGARALPIYLSNAYQFKDTDNAAGLFGLKEEGYIYTRIHNPTVTAFEERMAALEKGVGALALSSGMAAITTAILNLAGSGDEIIASTALYGGTYNLFAVTLPRYGIKTKFIDVNNTEELEAAINENTKAVFAESIGNPSLVILDTEKVSNVAHKHGLPLIVDNTFPTPYLHRPIEHGADIVVHSATKWIGGNGTNLGGVLVDGGTFDWNSDKFPGFIEPDESYNGLVYAKDLGPLAFVMKARVQLLRDMGQAISPFNAFQLALGLETLTVRMKEHVANTRKMVRFLENHPLVTWIRYPEHEEHPDRTLAEKYMPNGAGSVIVFGIKGGRDAGAACINSVQLWSHLANVGDAKSLIIHPASTTHQQLSDEDLQKSGASEDLIRLSVGIEHIDDLIADLDQALQEAAKTTNK